The region CCCCATGTAAGGGCCACGCGTGGAGATCCTCCACGTAGACGCCCCTCTTGTTTCATGCATGGGCAAGAACGTGGTATTGGGGTCAACCTCAAAGCACGCCTTTAGTTGACGGTATGGATGTTCTGCGGGTATCTAGAGATACGGCCTCCGCCAGCGCCCTTCCAAAACCCTTGAATATGGCCTCGATGATGTGATGCGTATTCTTTCCGTATATTAGATTGATATGCAGCGTAACCCTTGCATTCCGGACGAAACCCATGAAAAATTCCTCGATGACCTCTGTATCCATGTCGCCCACCTTTTCTCTTTGCAGGGGAACGTTGTAGACAAGATGACTCCTTCCACTTATATCGATGGCCTCACTTACAAGGGCCTCGTCCATGGGAATCTGGACGCTGCTGAATCTCCTTATTCCAGCTCGATCTGAGAGAGCCTTATCAACGGCCTGTCCGAGACAGATGCCGACATCCTCGACGAGATGATGGAAGTCAACCTCCACATCTCCTTCCGCTTTAATAGACAGATCAAACAGGCCATGGGC is a window of Bacillota bacterium DNA encoding:
- the hisB gene encoding imidazoleglycerol-phosphate dehydratase HisB, whose translation is MEICRSAKVRRETSETKVGVEIDLDGSGVVSIDTQCGFLNHMLTLMGAHGLFDLSIKAEGDVEVDFHHLVEDVGICLGQAVDKALSDRAGIRRFSSVQIPMDEALVSEAIDISGRSHLVYNVPLQREKVGDMDTEVIEEFFMGFVRNARVTLHINLIYGKNTHHIIEAIFKGFGRALAEAVSLDTRRTSIPSTKGVL